Within Candidatus Edwardsbacteria bacterium, the genomic segment CCGGGATCAAGCCCATGGGGCTGATAGATGTGTTCCAGCGGGTGTGGCGGACCGGGAATCCGGAGCATCATCCGGTCTCGATTTACAAAGATGACCGCCTGGAAGGCTGGCGGGAGAATTATGTTTATAAACTGCCCTCCGGGGAGATCGTGGCAGTTTACGATGACCTGACCGAGCAGAAGAAGGCCGAGGCTCAGCTCAAAGAAAATGCCAGCCTCTTGAGGATAGCCGGAGACAAGGCAAAGCTGGGCGGATGGAGTGTTGACCTTGTAAATAATCGTTGCACCTGGTCCGATGAAACGGCGGCCATCCACGAAAAGCCGGCCGGGTACTCTCCATTGGTGGAAGAAGGGCTAAGCTATTACACCCCGGAGTGGCGGGAGAGGATAACGAAGGTATTCTTTGAATGCGCCCGGAACGGCATTCCCTATGACGAGGAGATGCAGATATTAACCGCCGGGGGCCGGAGGGTATGGGTGCGGACCATGGGCGAGCCGGTAAAAGATGAAACCGGGAAGATCATCAAAATACAAGGGGCGTTCCAGGACATCACCCAGAGCAAGCTGGCCGAGGAAAAACTGCGGGATAGCGAAATAAATTATCGGACCTTGGCCGATTCCGGACAGGCACTGGTCTGGACCGCGGGAACCGATAAACTATGCAATTATTTCAATAAGGTCTGGCTGAATTTCACCGGCCGTACGGTGGAACAGGAGCTGGGCAATGGATGGGCCGAAGGGGTGCATCCGGATGATCTGCAGCGTTGCCTGGAAATATATACCGGCGCCTTTGACCGGCGGGAAAACTTCAGCATGGAATACCGCCTGCGCCGCCACGATGGGGAATACCGCTGGATACAGGATGATGGGAGCCCGCGTTATAACAGCGCCGGTAAGTTCATCGGGTATATCGGGCATTGCCTGGACATAACAGAACACAAGCAGGCGGGGCAAAAACTCAGTGCTTCAGAGGTCCGTTACCGCCGGCTGTTCGAATCGGCCAAGGACGGGATCCTGATATTGAACGCCGATACCGGGGTCATTGACGATGCCAACCCCTTTATCAAGGAACTGCTGGGGTATCCCCGCGAGGAGCTTATCGGCAAGGAACTTTGGGAGATAGGCCTGTTCAAGGATATCGTGGCCAGCCGCGCCAGCTTCATGGAACTGAAGGAAAAGGGGTACGTCCGTTACGAGGATCTGCCGCTGGAATCCAAGGACGGCCACAAGAAGGACGTGGAATTCGTCAGCAATGTTTACCCGGCGGGCGACCACAATGTGGTCCAATGCAACATCCGGGACATAACCCAGCGGGTGCAGGCCGAGGAACAGATCAGGGCCTCGCTCAAGGAAAAGGAGGTGCTGCTCAAGGAGATCCACCACCGGGTGAAGAACAACCTCCAGGTCATCGCCAGCCTGCTCAATCTGCAGACCGGATATGTTCAGGATGAAAGATATAAAAAGATGTTCCTGGAAAGCCAGAACCGGGTGCGTTCCATGGCATTGGTGCACGAGAAACTCTACCGGTCCGGGGACCTTTCGGGCATAGATTTTTCCGAATACGTCCAGGGACTTATGCGCGACCTGTATCTTTCCTACGGGATTACCCAGGGCGATGTGGAGCTGACGACCGATATCATGGAAGACAAAATACCGGTGGACATAGCCATCCCCTGCGGGCTGATCGTAAACGAGCTGGCCACCAACAGCTTCAAGTACGCCTTCAAGGATCCCCAGAGAAAAGGCCAAATAAAAATATCCTTCAAAAAGGATGCCGCCGGCATATGTACCCTGGAGATGAGCGACAACGGCCCGGGAATAAGCCAAGCTCTGAACCTGAAAACGGTGCCCACCCTGGGGCTGCAACTGGTGGATTCTTTGGTGGGCCAGCTGGATGCCGAGATCAAGATAACCAACGATGGCGGGACCAGGGCGACAATAAAGTTCAAGGTTTAAAGTTGAATAGTTCAAAAGGTTAAAGATCGGTAGGCGTATTTAGTATGCAGTATACAGGGGACAGGGGACAGTAGGGGCGGAGCATGATCCGCCCAGGGCATGCATGTAGCACGCAGTTTAAACGATAAAAGCCTCTGTGTCTTTGTGCCTCTGTGTGAGGGAAAACCAATAAATCATTTAAAACAGCCAGAAATGAGAAACATAATCAAAAATATTTTAAACCGGATAAAACCGGTCAAGATCAAGAACCGGGTCCAGTACATGGACCACAAGACCACCATCCTGATAATGCGCTGGCTGATAGTGCTGCTGGTGATCCTGCTGGCCGGATTCAGCGAGGGAGGCTTGAACTTCGGCAGCAAGAATTACCTGCTGGCCATATTCTTCTTCGTTTCGAACCTGATCCTGACCTTCGTCCCGGCCCGGCTGTTCGAGAAGCAGTGGCTCAACTACGTGATATTCCTCTCCGACATCTGCTTCGTCTCGGCCTCGGTCTACTTTGCCGAGGGCATCAACACCGATTTCTATCTGATCTATTTCCTCAGCATCTTCATGTCCAGCGTGGGACAGAACGTCAAGGGCACCATCCCGGTGGCTTTTGTGGCCTCCCTCTTTTACGGCTGGTTGGTGTATCACAACTCCGGACCGGAGGTGTTCTCCACCCCGTCGTTCTGGATCCGACTGCCGTTCTTCTTTCTGGTGGCCCTGTTCAGCAGTTACTGGGCCAGCCAGGCGGCGGGGGAGCGCAAGCAAAAGGAGGAGGAGGAGAGGATCAATCAACGCCTGAAGAGGGAGATAGAGCTGGCCACCGATGAGATCGTCAAGACCAACCAGAGCCTGAAATATTACAAGGAATACAGCGAAAACATCATGGCCAGCATCAACAGCGGGGTGATAGTGGTGGATGTGGACGGCGCAGTCACCACCTTCAACCGGGGGGCCAGCGAAATATTCCACCTGACATCGGCCGCGGTGACCGGGAAGAAACTTGATGAATTCCCCCGCTTCAAGACCATCTGCGATCTGCTGCAGAGGACCATGGAGACCGGGAAAAGCGTCCACCGCAATGAAATGATCATCACCACCTTCAGCGACCAGCAGATCACCATCGGGATCTCCACCTCGCTGCTGCACAGCCAGACCGCCAGGACCAACGGGGCCATCGCCATCTTCGGCGACCTGACCAGGACCAAGTCGCTGGAGGAGAGGGTCAAGCACTCCGAGAAGCTGGCCATCCTGGGGGAGATGGCGGCGGTGATGGCCCACGAGATAAGAAATCCATTGAACTCCATTGCCGGTTTCTCCCAGCTGCTGCAGTCCCGGGTGGGGGAGGACGACAAGAACCGCAAGTATGTGGACATCATAGTAAACGAGGCCTTCCGGGTGGACACCCTGATCTCGGACATCCTGGACTTCGCCCACCAGAAGAAGACCATCTGGTCCGAGGTGAATCTGGCTTCGCTGATAGATAAAGTGATGGACGCCAAAAAGACCAAGGCGGCGGAAAAGAACATCCAGCTGGTCAAAAATATCGCCGGGACCCTGCCGGCCATACAGGGCGATGCGGTCAGGCTGGAAAGGGTGATCCTCAATCTGACCAATAACGCCATCGAGGCCATCAATAACGGCGGCCGGATCGAGCTAGCGGCGGCCGAAAAGAACAACTCTGACGGCCCGGGGGTCGAACTGACCGTATCCGACGACGGTTGCGGCATACCGCCGGAGAATCTGGGCGCCATATTCAAGCCGTTCTTCACCACCAAGCAGGCCGGCACCGGTTTGGGCATGGCCATCATCCAAAAAATCATAGAAGAGCATCAGGGTACCATAAACGTCGAAAGCGGGATAGGCCGGGGAACAAAGTTCACCATCTTTCTGCCGCTGAACAAGCAGTTGGATACAGCCCCAGAAATATCGAAGGAATCAAAAATTGATATTAATCATACAAAGGAGAGAGCATGAAAAAGATCTTAGTGGCGGACGACGAGGCCAATATCCGGCTGCTGTTGGAGGAGGTGCTGGGCGAGGAGGGCTACCAGGTCACCACCGCGGCCACCGGCCGGGAGGCCCTCCGGAGGATATTAAAAGAACAGTTCGACCTGCTGATATTCGACATCAAAATGCCGGAGATGAACGGCCTGGAGGTGGTGGAGAAGATCCGGGAGCTTAAAAAGACCACTCCGGTCATAATCTGTTCGGCCTACAAGCATCTGCAGGACGATTATGTGGTGGGTACCTCCGATATCGCCGCCTATATCACCAAACCGGTCAACCTGGCCGAGCTGAGGGAGAAGGTCAAAACGGTGCTGGATGGCGGAACCCCGTCGGCAATTTAAAATCGGTATTGGGGAGCAAACCATGGATGAGATGAAAAAAATACTGGTGGCCGATGACGACAACAACGTCCTGTTCCTGATCACGGAACTGCTGACCCGTCAGAACTACCAGGTTTATCAGGCCGTCAACGGCGACCAGGCCCTCCGGGAGGCCGGGTCGCTCCACCCCGACCTGATGGTGCTGGATATAATGATGCCGGGGATAGACGGCATAGAGGTCTGCCGCCGGGTCAAAGCCTCCCCGGACACCAGGGATATCAAGGTCATAATGCTGACCGCCAAGACCAGCGGCCGGGACATCGAAGCGGGACTGGCGGCCGGGGCCGACCATTACCTGACCAAGCCCTTCCGGATAAACGAACTGACCAATAAGATAAAAGAGCTTATCGGTTGAACCGTATGTTTGGAATTTCGCTCCGGATATCGGATGTCACCATTGGCGAAAAAAAGGTGGGGATGGGCCGGGCGGCAGCGCCCGGCTGTTGTTATTTATCTTGATATTTGGCGGTGGAATTGATATCCTTGTAACCTGAAATCTAACTGACAATGCAATCAAACATGCCTGAATGATCGATCCCAAACATCCTTTGGATCATGCCCGTGTGGTTCACATCATGCTGAACCGCGGCCAGGTTTTGTCCCTGGTGGGCCAGAATGAGGGGGCGCTGGCCGACTTTAAGAGGGGCTTGCTGATATCCGGTGTGATCCGGGACAAGAAATCCCAGGCGGACTGCCACCTGCAGTCAAGCGATATCTATGGTTCGGTAAACAGGTATGCCGATATGCTGGACTCGGCGGAGAAATCCCTTTTGTTATACCAAACGGTCAACGATGAAAAGGGCCGGTCGGAAAGCCTTACCAATATCGGCCATGTGCACAATAGCCTGGGGGATTATTCCCGGGCCCTGGAATTTTATGAAAGATCCCTGAACATCCAGAAAATAAATGATGACCGGACCGGACAGGCCAACAGCCTGAACAACATCGGCACCATCTACAACAAGCTGGGCGATTATGCCCGGGCCCTGGAATGCCACGCCAGTTCATTGAAGATACGGGAGGAGACCGGCGATCTTAAAGGACAGGCCAACAGCCTGAACAACATCGGTTCGGTGCATTATAGTTGCGGGGATTATGCCCGGGCCCTGGAACATCATCCCAGATCATTAAGCATACGGGAGGTGATCGGCGACCGGAAGGGGCAGGCCCTGAGCTTGAACAATGTCGGCACCATCTACGACAAACTGGGCAATTACCCGCAGGCCCTGGAGCATTACGGCAAAGCGATGAAGATCCAGGAGGAGGTGGGCGACCGGGAGGGCCAGGCCCGCAGCCTGAACAACATCGGCGCGGTGCATTCCATCCTGGGCAATTACCCCCGGTCCCTGGATTGTCACGGCCAGGCCCTGGAAATACGCCGGGAGATCGGGGACCGTCAGGGGTATGCCGTCAGCCTTAACAACTTCGGCACGGTGCAGTACAAACTTGGCGCTTATGTTCCGGCCCTGGAATATTATGACCGATCACTCCAGATCCGGGAGGAGATAAAGGACCGGCGGGGGCAGGCCATAATTCTCAACAATATCGGCCGGGTTTGCCTGGAACAAGGACGATTTGCGGAGGCCCGGGAGCATCTGACCCGGAGCGAAGAGCTGTCTCGGGAGATAAAGGTGAGGGATATCTCGCGAAGGGTCTGCCTTTCATTGGCCGAGCTGGAGATCTCGGAGGGATCGGCTCCCGACAAGGCCGCTGATCTTGCCGAAACCGCACTGCAACTGGCCGGGGAATTGAATTCCCAGGACGGCAAAGCCGAGGCGCTTCTTTTGCAGGCCAGAATAGAAAAGAATGACGATAAATTCATCGAGGCCACGGCAATATTCGACGGGCTGAGCCAGCCGGCGGAAACGGGCCGGGCCTGTTTTTATCAGGGACTGGTCATGGAAAAGCTCGACAAGGTGAAGGAAGCCCGGAATATTTTCCAGCGGTTGGGCCTAAAGAACTGGGTGGAGAGGATCGATCGTTTGAAGACCATCCGCTGATGGTTTGCCCGGTTAAGAGGATATGGCCCAGCCGCACTTTCATCAAGCTTGAAATACGGCCAGGGTTTTGTTATAATATGAAGAAACTTGAGATCCCGGATGGATATGATGTGCCCCTGTAGCTCAGATGGATAGAGCAACGGTTTCCTAAACCGTGTGTCGGCCGTTCGAATCGGCCCAGGGGTACCATTTTATTTCCGGGGTTATTTCCCACGAAACACACGAAAAGGCACGAAAATATTTTAGGGGTTATTGCCTGGGCTTGTCCCTCTCTGGCGGAAACATACTAAAAAATACCAAACGAGTTTATACGATTTATAATTATAAGTTGATCAGCGCCATTAAAATCAAGACGCCTTGATAAAATCCCTAAGGATCTGGGGCCATTGTTTTGCGGGGTTATTGTCCGGGAAACATGCCAAAAGGCGGGATAAGCCTTTTTAGAGCTTGTACTCTGACGTCACTCTTTGGTGCAATAGGCCTATTATAGGGCCTGATCCATTGGGTGTTTTGGCATACTGCATACGGTATCATCCGGTTTGCCATCCACAACATTCAGTATCCCTTGCCGGAAAGACAAAGATAAATTTTACCCATTCTTAACTTGACAAACCATAAAAAAAGTGGCATAATGCTTCTTGAATGAAAATAGAATAATTCAATAATAAACAAGGAGTTTTAAAATGAAAAAAACATTGTTAGCTTTGGTTCTTTTGCTGGCGGCGGTCTCGGTCAATGCCCAGGTGGTGATCAACGAGGTGCAGTATGATCCGATCGGTGGCGGCACCGACACCAAGACCGAATGGATAGAGCTTTATAACCCAACCGGAGACGACATCGATCTCAGCGGGTGGATCATGTGCGACAATACCGACAGCATCGGTGAAACTTTTCCCAGCACCGTCCTGGCGGCCGGCGAATACCTGGTCCTGGCTGCCCTGGTCGACAGCTTCCACCTGAACTACCCGGCGGTCCCTGCCATACAGTGGCCGGATAGCAGCTTCGGCGCGGGGCTGGCCAACGGCGCCGACATGCTGATCATATTGAATGCCGCCGACAGTGTGATCGACCAGATGAACTGGGGAACACCCACCCTTACCTGGGCCAGTTGGATCAGGTTCGGCGGCTGGAATCCCGGGTGCATAGATGCGGCAGCCGGCCACTCCATCGGACGGAGTCCCAACGGGGTTGATACCGACCTGGCGGTCGATTGGGCCGACATGGTGGTGCCCACCCCGGGGGCCACCAACGGCGGGGCGGTGGTCTACACCCCGCATACCATCTATGATATTCAGAACGGCGGGGCCCTGACCGATTCGGCAGTCAGCGTAGTGGGCATCGTCACTTCCAAGAACTATGTTGATTTCGACGGATTCATGCTGGCCGAAGCCTCCGGACCCTGGCACGGCATAGTGGTCTATTCCAACGCCAACGTGGTGGTTGGTGATTCCGTCATCATCACCGGCACGGTCACCGAATACAACGGGCTGACGGAACTTTCCGCTTCCCAGGTGACGGTCCGCGGCACCGGAACCGTCCCGGCAATTACCAACGTATCGCTGGCCGACGTCAAGACGGGTTCGCCCACGGCGGAATCCTATGAAGGGACGCTGGTGCGCGTCCCCAAAGCTCTGGCCTGCGACACCACCTGGATGAGCCCCACCTACGGCGAGTGGGCCGTCTGCATAGGCCCCGACACCCTGCGGATAGACAACTCCAGCACTACCAACGGTATCTACTATGCCAAGCCCAATTTCGGGGTGGACAGCGTCACCGTCACCGGGGTGATGACCTACAGTTTCAGCCATTTCAAGCTGCTGCCCAGGGATTCGGCTGATGTCATCAACCATGGTCCGACCGGGGTTGCCGGCCAGCCGCCGATTGCCAAGCCGGTCTTCAGCCTGATGCCATGCTCACCCAACCCGGCCGGCCGCGAGGCCCGGTTCTCCTTCAGCCTGGCCAATCAGGGCAGGGTCGACCTGTCGGTGTTCAACGTGCTGGGGCAGAAGGTGGCCACCGTCTACAGCGGACAGCTGTCGCCCGGGCTGCACAGCCTGGCCTGGAACCTGAAGGGGCAGAACGGCCAGCAGCTTCCCAACGGGGTCTATTTCTATAATTTGAGCGACGGCAGCCGCAGCTCCACCCGCAGAATGCTCATTCTAAAATAAGCCACATTGCGATAAAAAAAGAGGAGAGAAAACATAATACTCTCCTCTTTTTTATGTATATTGACACTGTTGCCTTTATAGGTTATCATCTATAAATTATATATGACCAAAGCGCTTAAAAAAATATCCCGTCTCTCCCCCTGGCTGTTCCTGCTGCCGACCCTGGTGATCGTCGCGACATTCCGGATGGCGCCCATGCTGTACGCCCTGTGGATGAGCCTGTTCGACTGGGGTTTGGCCGGGGCCAGGAAATTTCTGGGGCTGGGGAATTATATCTATCTGTTCAGCGACAGCCGGTTCGGCCAGAGCCTTTTGAACACCCTGTTCTACGTGCTGGGGGTGGTGCCGGCCAGCCTGTTCATAGCCCTTTTCATTGCCGTCCTGATAAACCAGAAAATAAAAGCCACCGCCCTGTACCGGACGGCCCTGTTCCTGCCGGTGATAACCTCCACCGTGGCCATCTCCCTGGTCTGGAAATGGATCTTCAACCCCAGATTGGGCCTGGCCAACCAGGTGTTATCCTTCATAGGGATAAACCCTTCGCTGTGGCTGGAGGAGCCGGCCGGAATAATGAACCTCCTGCTGGGGCCTTTGGGGGTCAACCTGCCGGGGGTCCTGGCCGGACCCAGCCTGGCCCTGGTCGCCATCATAATAATGAGCATCTGGCATTCCCTGGGATACAACATCATCATCTTCCTGGCCGGGTTGCAGTCCATTCCCGAACATTACTACGAGGCGGCCTCGCTGGACGGGGCGGGGAAGTGGGCCTCGTTCCGGCACGTAACCTGGCCCATGCTCTCTCCCACCACCTTTTACGTGCTGCTGATGAGCACCATCACCTCTTTCCAGGTCTTCATCCAGATATACGCCATGCAGGGGCCGGTGGGGGGGAATCCGCTGGGCACCACCCGCACCCTGGTCTATTACCTCTATGAAAAGGGCTTCTCCGATTGGCAGATGGGCTACGCCAACGCGGTGGCCTTCGTACTTTTCCTGATCATCCTGGCCCTGACCATCATCCAGCGGAAAGTGCTGGAATCGAAAGTGCATTACCAATGAAAAACAGCCGCGCTAAGTTAATAGTCTATATCCTGCTGACCGCCATTTCGCTGGTGATGATCTTTCCCTTCGTCTGGATGATCCTGACCTCGCTCAAGACCCAGCCGGAATCCCTGCTGATACCGCCGCGGATATTCCCGGCCCGGCCCCAGCTGGTGAATTACCTGGAGGTGTGGCGCCAGATACCGTTATTGCGGTATTTCCTGAACACCATCATCATGACGGTGCTGACCCTGGCCGGGGTGCTGGCCACCTCCACCCTGGCGGCCTTCTCCTTTTCCTTCAAGAATTTCAAGGGGAGGGACCTGACCTTTCTGGCCCTGCTGGGGATGATGATGATCCCCCAGCCGGTGTATCTGGTGCCGGCCTATGTGATCCTGGCCAAGCTGAGGTGGCTGGACACCTTTTACGCCCTGATCGTTCCCTGGACGGTGAACATCTTCTCCATCTTCCTGGTGCGGCAGCATTTCAAGAGCGTGCCCTGGAGCCTCTACGAAGCTTCCAAGATGGACGGGGCCAACGATCTTAAATTCATCTGGCACATCCTGCTGCCGATCTC encodes:
- a CDS encoding lamin tail domain-containing protein, giving the protein MKKTLLALVLLLAAVSVNAQVVINEVQYDPIGGGTDTKTEWIELYNPTGDDIDLSGWIMCDNTDSIGETFPSTVLAAGEYLVLAALVDSFHLNYPAVPAIQWPDSSFGAGLANGADMLIILNAADSVIDQMNWGTPTLTWASWIRFGGWNPGCIDAAAGHSIGRSPNGVDTDLAVDWADMVVPTPGATNGGAVVYTPHTIYDIQNGGALTDSAVSVVGIVTSKNYVDFDGFMLAEASGPWHGIVVYSNANVVVGDSVIITGTVTEYNGLTELSASQVTVRGTGTVPAITNVSLADVKTGSPTAESYEGTLVRVPKALACDTTWMSPTYGEWAVCIGPDTLRIDNSSTTNGIYYAKPNFGVDSVTVTGVMTYSFSHFKLLPRDSADVINHGPTGVAGQPPIAKPVFSLMPCSPNPAGREARFSFSLANQGRVDLSVFNVLGQKVATVYSGQLSPGLHSLAWNLKGQNGQQLPNGVYFYNLSDGSRSSTRRMLILK
- a CDS encoding ATP-binding protein; the encoded protein is MRNIIKNILNRIKPVKIKNRVQYMDHKTTILIMRWLIVLLVILLAGFSEGGLNFGSKNYLLAIFFFVSNLILTFVPARLFEKQWLNYVIFLSDICFVSASVYFAEGINTDFYLIYFLSIFMSSVGQNVKGTIPVAFVASLFYGWLVYHNSGPEVFSTPSFWIRLPFFFLVALFSSYWASQAAGERKQKEEEERINQRLKREIELATDEIVKTNQSLKYYKEYSENIMASINSGVIVVDVDGAVTTFNRGASEIFHLTSAAVTGKKLDEFPRFKTICDLLQRTMETGKSVHRNEMIITTFSDQQITIGISTSLLHSQTARTNGAIAIFGDLTRTKSLEERVKHSEKLAILGEMAAVMAHEIRNPLNSIAGFSQLLQSRVGEDDKNRKYVDIIVNEAFRVDTLISDILDFAHQKKTIWSEVNLASLIDKVMDAKKTKAAEKNIQLVKNIAGTLPAIQGDAVRLERVILNLTNNAIEAINNGGRIELAAAEKNNSDGPGVELTVSDDGCGIPPENLGAIFKPFFTTKQAGTGLGMAIIQKIIEEHQGTINVESGIGRGTKFTIFLPLNKQLDTAPEISKESKIDINHTKERA
- a CDS encoding response regulator — encoded protein: MKKILVADDEANIRLLLEEVLGEEGYQVTTAATGREALRRILKEQFDLLIFDIKMPEMNGLEVVEKIRELKKTTPVIICSAYKHLQDDYVVGTSDIAAYITKPVNLAELREKVKTVLDGGTPSAI
- a CDS encoding PAS domain S-box protein produces the protein MTQRQIMEKIPFKLLAVFLLLAAGISAGGYIFYKQQRARSVAHIHEDLNVIAQLKSGEIETWRRERLGDAYVLHKSMMFATNVLNWFENPNNKTIRQYIYDRLDAFRIYDTYKDVILIDPAGQVRLFIDQGQSEGISPVTMKIIRQAVQQRTIIFSDFYFCAKCQEVHLDVVAPLFKGQTAAGAVILRINPDKLLYPLIDKWPTTSKSGETILLRREGDEMVHLNELRHQKGTAVKLRIPLADTLLPAVMAANGREGMVEGHDYRGVPVAAVIKRIPDSPWFMVAKVDKDEIYAPLKRQAVNVAALVSLLIILLAAMLSFIWQADRRGFYQKQYQLELEKQALVRHFDYLTKYANDIIFLLDQDRRIMEINERGEQAYGYTREELLGRSVGLILVEEQREKFKDQMRELMEKGSLIYETLHRRQDGTAFPVEISARVIEIEGKNYLQSIVRDISERKQYQLDLQERKEELEAANQQLMASEEELRAADEELRQQMEELLASQARFSHLFQGINSGVAVYRAVEDGADFVFMDFNSAGQRIEGIYREQVIGKKVSEVFPGIKPMGLIDVFQRVWRTGNPEHHPVSIYKDDRLEGWRENYVYKLPSGEIVAVYDDLTEQKKAEAQLKENASLLRIAGDKAKLGGWSVDLVNNRCTWSDETAAIHEKPAGYSPLVEEGLSYYTPEWRERITKVFFECARNGIPYDEEMQILTAGGRRVWVRTMGEPVKDETGKIIKIQGAFQDITQSKLAEEKLRDSEINYRTLADSGQALVWTAGTDKLCNYFNKVWLNFTGRTVEQELGNGWAEGVHPDDLQRCLEIYTGAFDRRENFSMEYRLRRHDGEYRWIQDDGSPRYNSAGKFIGYIGHCLDITEHKQAGQKLSASEVRYRRLFESAKDGILILNADTGVIDDANPFIKELLGYPREELIGKELWEIGLFKDIVASRASFMELKEKGYVRYEDLPLESKDGHKKDVEFVSNVYPAGDHNVVQCNIRDITQRVQAEEQIRASLKEKEVLLKEIHHRVKNNLQVIASLLNLQTGYVQDERYKKMFLESQNRVRSMALVHEKLYRSGDLSGIDFSEYVQGLMRDLYLSYGITQGDVELTTDIMEDKIPVDIAIPCGLIVNELATNSFKYAFKDPQRKGQIKISFKKDAAGICTLEMSDNGPGISQALNLKTVPTLGLQLVDSLVGQLDAEIKITNDGGTRATIKFKV
- a CDS encoding carbohydrate ABC transporter permease translates to MKNSRAKLIVYILLTAISLVMIFPFVWMILTSLKTQPESLLIPPRIFPARPQLVNYLEVWRQIPLLRYFLNTIIMTVLTLAGVLATSTLAAFSFSFKNFKGRDLTFLALLGMMMIPQPVYLVPAYVILAKLRWLDTFYALIVPWTVNIFSIFLVRQHFKSVPWSLYEASKMDGANDLKFIWHILLPISKPVLVTISLFSIIGSWNSFLWPLIVTNSESMRPLQVGLAYFSQEQGSMWPLLMAASTMIILPLVIFYIFAQKQINQSFVSSGLKE
- a CDS encoding tetratricopeptide repeat protein, translating into MIDPKHPLDHARVVHIMLNRGQVLSLVGQNEGALADFKRGLLISGVIRDKKSQADCHLQSSDIYGSVNRYADMLDSAEKSLLLYQTVNDEKGRSESLTNIGHVHNSLGDYSRALEFYERSLNIQKINDDRTGQANSLNNIGTIYNKLGDYARALECHASSLKIREETGDLKGQANSLNNIGSVHYSCGDYARALEHHPRSLSIREVIGDRKGQALSLNNVGTIYDKLGNYPQALEHYGKAMKIQEEVGDREGQARSLNNIGAVHSILGNYPRSLDCHGQALEIRREIGDRQGYAVSLNNFGTVQYKLGAYVPALEYYDRSLQIREEIKDRRGQAIILNNIGRVCLEQGRFAEAREHLTRSEELSREIKVRDISRRVCLSLAELEISEGSAPDKAADLAETALQLAGELNSQDGKAEALLLQARIEKNDDKFIEATAIFDGLSQPAETGRACFYQGLVMEKLDKVKEARNIFQRLGLKNWVERIDRLKTIR
- a CDS encoding response regulator, with product MDEMKKILVADDDNNVLFLITELLTRQNYQVYQAVNGDQALREAGSLHPDLMVLDIMMPGIDGIEVCRRVKASPDTRDIKVIMLTAKTSGRDIEAGLAAGADHYLTKPFRINELTNKIKELIG
- a CDS encoding sugar ABC transporter permease, coding for MTKALKKISRLSPWLFLLPTLVIVATFRMAPMLYALWMSLFDWGLAGARKFLGLGNYIYLFSDSRFGQSLLNTLFYVLGVVPASLFIALFIAVLINQKIKATALYRTALFLPVITSTVAISLVWKWIFNPRLGLANQVLSFIGINPSLWLEEPAGIMNLLLGPLGVNLPGVLAGPSLALVAIIIMSIWHSLGYNIIIFLAGLQSIPEHYYEAASLDGAGKWASFRHVTWPMLSPTTFYVLLMSTITSFQVFIQIYAMQGPVGGNPLGTTRTLVYYLYEKGFSDWQMGYANAVAFVLFLIILALTIIQRKVLESKVHYQ